TTAATATTATCCATTGCCAGCAGATCAGTCTCATCCGGCAGATGATCAATGCACTTATAGAGGGAGTAGAATTTTTCTATCTCAGGCATCCGCGTGGATTCACCCTGAGCCATTCCCAGCAGAACCGCGTCCTTGTACTCTTCCCGGCTCCAGAGGCGGCTGGTCAGATAGGACTTTTCTCCCAGATCCGTAGCTGTAAAGAAAATCCTCTCTACCCCTGCGGCCGTCAGATCCCGGAGCAGCCTTTTGGCAGTGGGGGGACGGGGAATTCCGATGATCAGTGTCAGAGGGCAGAGGGCAGGCGGTTCCCTCTCTCCATGAAAGTCAAAGAGATAGGACCCTTCGGGCAGTATTTCCCTGATGACAGCCTTTCCCATCAGGCCGTTGATTATACCAGCATCCAGGCTGTCAGAAACTTTTGATTTGAGGATGCTGCGGATATGAACCGACCTGGGATCATCATAAGGGAGAGGATTTTTCCATTCCTCGGGGTTCAAAAGAAGTAAATTCATAGGACCTTCATTATATAGGGGTTCCAGACCTTTGTATATTTGGATTGAATTCTCTACACTGATACACTGGGGACTATGCTTTTATCGATGAAAATGGCATAGTCTTTTAGCTTAGAGAACCGGGTGAATATATACCGGTTGATCAGGAGAATTTTTTATATGGAACCGTTAAAAGGATTTCAGCGCCGTTTCCTCGGAAAAAAGGCACATAGTCTAAAGCCCGTTGTAATGATCGGTGGTAAGGGCCTGACAGAGGCTGTAATCAAGGCTGTGGATGCCGAGCTGGAAAATCATGAAATGATCAAGATTAAATTTGTTGACAATAAAGAAGCCAGGAAAGAACTGGCTGAAGAGCTTGTTCAAAAGACAGAGTCTCAGCTTGTACGGATCATTGGCAATATTGCCGTTGTCTACCGTCATCAGAAGGTGCATGAAAAGAGAATCTACCATGTTCCCAAAAGCTGAGACTCTGGAATACTGAAAAAAGGCTATCCCTGAGGGGACAGTCTTTTTTTATTGTTTCTCGTATTCCTGTACTTCTTCGAATTTGTATTCCAGATCAATTCCTGCCATCTTAAACATCTCTTCCGATTCCGCACCGGCATGATACTTCCGTTCACACACGATTCTGGTAATTCCACAGCTGATAATCAGCATGCAGCAGGTTCGGCAGGGTGTCATGCGGCAGTAGAGGGTGGCTCCTTCCAATGGAACACCCCGTTTGGCTGCCTGGCAGATGGCATTCTGTTCGGCATGAACAGTCCTGACGCAATGCTGGCTCTCATGTCCATCTTCGTGGATCATCGTCTTAAACTGATGACCCGCTTCATCGCAGTGGGGCAGTCCAGGAGGGGCACCCACATAACCGGTGACGAGTATCTGTTTGTCTTTGGCGATGACGCAACCGCTTCTTCCCCGGTCGCAAGTCGCCCTTTTGGATATGGCTTCGCAAACTTCCATAAAATATTCATCCCAACTGGGTCTTATATAGTCAGACAAGAGAGTACCTCCTCGGCAAAATAACTTCCTTTTAGTATAGTAGGAAAATCAAATTCTTAAAAACCCTCTTTCTTCCTTATTATCCAGGGAGAATGCGGGAACATCGGGGAGCAACCATAATGAGTACCAGTGATTTTGAAAGAAACTGTAAGCAGTTGAGAAAAAAATATAATTTTGAGAGCACCGAAGATTTCATGAATGATTTGAGTGATCTCTTTGTTAAGTCTATCGGTCAGGGGGAGGACTTCTCTCTGGAACTGATGGATTACTGTCTGAAGTCAGACAGTGTGGAAGATAAGGACATCGAGAGGCTTTCAGATATGGTGGATCTGTTTCATCTGGATTACAACAACGATTATAATCGCCTGGCTCTGGAAGACTGGGTATTTATAAAGGATCTGGTGAATGTCTGGGCTCTGGAAATGGACATGGATACGGTGACATACATCATGCAGCAGGTTGTTGATTCCGGTGCGTTTGACTGATGATCCTCCCTGTGGGTTTTGACTGATCCAGGGAGGACATCAATGACCCCACCGAAGGGCGGGGTCATATGATACTGTTTTCAATTAAGCTTTTTCGTATTTCAGGGTCTCCGTCGGCTGGTTGCAGACCTCATCGGGTCCATAGTACTGGATGGCTCCTGGGAAGGTAAAGGCTGTTTCCACGGCCCATACCTCTCTCTGTGCGGCAAAGGCTTTGAAGGGGGCTCCCTCCAGCTCTACCAGAGCTTTCTTGATCACCGGCTTCATCGAACCGTGTCTCCGTTCCATATTCATCATCATGGTCAGGGGACATCCACCGGGAACCCACTGGGCTGCAGGGTTCTGAAGATCAACCACGTTGGAGATATAACCGGTGAGGCCGTGAGACATCAGGATGAAGGCAGAATAGCCTAAAGTATAGCAGTAGTCTGAATCAAACTTGGAGGGGAAGGCACAGCGTCCTTCGTAGCCGAAGAAGTGAGCCAGGGCGCTGAAACTGCCCTTGAAGTCACCCTCCATTTTCATCTGAGTCAGTTTCTGTCCGACCATTTCTATCAGAAGCTTTTCGGTTTCGATTCTGGAAACCTGTACGTTTCCATGGGGATCTCTGTCCATCAGGAGCTGTTCCTGAATAGAACGGGGCAGGGCAGAGAAGACATAGGAAGAATCCCTGCTGAGCTGCTGATTCAGCCACTCCTGCTGGTCTTCCAGGGTCTTCAGAGTGGAGAAGTAGTCTGCATGCTGGGCCATCTTGTCATTCAGTTCCGAAATCAGGGCTCCTACTTCGGGGATAAACTCGATCAGACCTTCTGGAATCAGGGCGACTCCGAAGTTCATTCCTCTGGCGGATCTCTGGACTACCACATCCACAATCTGGTCTACGACCTGTTTCAGGGTCATTTTCCTGGCTTCCACCTCTTCTGAGATGATACAGATGTTGGGCTGTGTCTGAAGGGCGCATTCCAGACCGATGTGGGAGGCGCTTCGTCCCATCAGTTTGATAAAGTGCCAGTATTTTTTAGCAGAGTTGGCATCTTTTTCGATATTTCCAATGAGTTCTGAATAGGTCTTTGTCGCCGTATCGAAACCGAAGGATGTTTCAATGAATTCATTTTTCAGGTCACCGTCGATCGTCTTGGGACAACCTATGACGGTAATACCGGAATTCTGGGCTGCAAAGTATTCGGCCAGAACCGCTCCGTTCGTGTTGGAGTCGTCACCGCCGATGATGACCACACCGCTGATGCCGTATTTTCTACAGGTTGCCAGGGACTGTTCAAACTGGGCTTCCGATTCCAGTTTATCCCGGCCCGAACCGATGATGTCAAATCCTCCGGTGTTTCTATAGGCGTCCATCATGGCATTGTCAATTTCTACAAGTTTTTCATTCATAATCCCTGCGGGACCGCCCAGGAAACCGTAGAGTTTGGATTCGGGGTTGGATTTTTTCAGTCCGTCAAAGATTCCGGCAATGACATTGTGTCCGCCCGGGGCCTGTCCTCCCGAGAGGATGACTCCCAGGTTGATCTTTTCGCCGGCCCTGGGATTACTTCCCTTCACAAAACGGGCAATGGGATTGCCGTAGGTTTTGGTAAACAGTCCTTTCAGTTCTGCCTGATGGGAAATAGCCTCGGTGGGCTCTCCCATCTCACAGCTGATGTTTTTGATGTCTCCCTGCAGTACCGCAGGCAGTTTGGGCTGATAGGCATAACGTGCCTTCTGTAGAGGTGATAGTGTATTCATGATTGAACTCCTTGTGCTTGTCTACGGTCCCTGTCGGGACCTCGTATGCTGTCTCCGGGAAAGGATTTCTCCGGCTTCAGATTATGCGGATCTATTCTCAAAGAATATATAGACTTAAGATCCTCTTGTTCCCATAAATGTTATGTAAGTTTATACGAATTTTAAGGGGCCTCGTCAAGATGAATGAGGTTTTCTGTCTCTAACTGATAAAGTGGAAGGAGATAAAAAAGCCCGGACACCAAAGGCATCCGGGAACTGTATAAATTATCCAGTAGGAAAACTAGTTGAGGGGAACGATGAGCTGTAGAGCGACGCTTTCGAACTCAAAAAGGTTTTGCCCGTTGAGAGAAAAGTCCAATCTGTATTCATCGGGGAGGGGGACATAAAATCCATAGCTCATATCGATGGTGGATGTCCAATCTATATAATTTACAGACAAGGTTGTGTCATTATTTGCTGTGACAGCACCAGCTGCATCGGTGGTATCTGGAAATCTGAATTCAT
This region of Oceanispirochaeta sp. genomic DNA includes:
- a CDS encoding RsmE family RNA methyltransferase; translation: MNLLLLNPEEWKNPLPYDDPRSVHIRSILKSKVSDSLDAGIINGLMGKAVIREILPEGSYLFDFHGEREPPALCPLTLIIGIPRPPTAKRLLRDLTAAGVERIFFTATDLGEKSYLTSRLWSREEYKDAVLLGMAQGESTRMPEIEKFYSLYKCIDHLPDETDLLAMDNINPEFPLKTYLPRQKQCTLAIGPERGWSDREREIFKERGFTIGSLGNRVLRTETAAHMGCALVQASLGYI
- the yhbY gene encoding ribosome assembly RNA-binding protein YhbY — translated: MEPLKGFQRRFLGKKAHSLKPVVMIGGKGLTEAVIKAVDAELENHEMIKIKFVDNKEARKELAEELVQKTESQLVRIIGNIAVVYRHQKVHEKRIYHVPKS
- a CDS encoding cytidine/deoxycytidylate deaminase family protein, which gives rise to MSDYIRPSWDEYFMEVCEAISKRATCDRGRSGCVIAKDKQILVTGYVGAPPGLPHCDEAGHQFKTMIHEDGHESQHCVRTVHAEQNAICQAAKRGVPLEGATLYCRMTPCRTCCMLIISCGITRIVCERKYHAGAESEEMFKMAGIDLEYKFEEVQEYEKQ
- a CDS encoding diphosphate--fructose-6-phosphate 1-phosphotransferase, producing the protein MNTLSPLQKARYAYQPKLPAVLQGDIKNISCEMGEPTEAISHQAELKGLFTKTYGNPIARFVKGSNPRAGEKINLGVILSGGQAPGGHNVIAGIFDGLKKSNPESKLYGFLGGPAGIMNEKLVEIDNAMMDAYRNTGGFDIIGSGRDKLESEAQFEQSLATCRKYGISGVVIIGGDDSNTNGAVLAEYFAAQNSGITVIGCPKTIDGDLKNEFIETSFGFDTATKTYSELIGNIEKDANSAKKYWHFIKLMGRSASHIGLECALQTQPNICIISEEVEARKMTLKQVVDQIVDVVVQRSARGMNFGVALIPEGLIEFIPEVGALISELNDKMAQHADYFSTLKTLEDQQEWLNQQLSRDSSYVFSALPRSIQEQLLMDRDPHGNVQVSRIETEKLLIEMVGQKLTQMKMEGDFKGSFSALAHFFGYEGRCAFPSKFDSDYCYTLGYSAFILMSHGLTGYISNVVDLQNPAAQWVPGGCPLTMMMNMERRHGSMKPVIKKALVELEGAPFKAFAAQREVWAVETAFTFPGAIQYYGPDEVCNQPTETLKYEKA